A genomic window from Triticum urartu cultivar G1812 chromosome 7, Tu2.1, whole genome shotgun sequence includes:
- the LOC125519637 gene encoding chaperone protein dnaJ C76, chloroplastic: MAGFFSTCAASDHYCLQLRSGSAHHELIRPNKYRRTMIRCCSTAKGKTRRDYYQVLGVATHSTPQEIKEAYRKLQKQHHPDIAGDKGHDHALLLNEAYEVLMRSSSRKADGFGKSRGGFGSGYTGDGYSSWNGPIRSQALFVDENKCIGCRECVHHAGETFAMDDVLGSAHVEVQFGDVEQQIQVAVESCPVNCIHWVGSEELPVLEFMARPQPKEGHGVFGGGWERPKDVFAAARNFSRKLEKQERQESSRGANGGEDMEAETAAQAEARRHAGQELRWKSLFDVWNGLGDWRKSGTDR; encoded by the exons ATGGCAGGGTTCTTCAGCACCTGTGCTGCTTCTGATCACTATTGTTTGCAGCTCAGATCTGGATCAGCTCACCATGAACTGATTAGACCAAACAAGTACAGAAGGACCATGATCAGGTGCTGCAGCACAGCAAAGGGGAAGACAAGAAGGGACTACTACCAGGTTCTTGGAGTAGCAACTCATTCCACACCTCAGGAGATCAAGGAAGCTTACAGGAAACTCCAGAAGCAACACCATCCTGATATTGCTGGCGACAAG GGCCATGACCATGCGCTGTTGCTGAATGAGGCGTATGAGGTGTTGATGAGGAGTTCATCCAGGAAAGCTGATGGATTTGGCAAGAGCAGAGGCGGCTTTGGGAGCGGTTACACCGGGGACGGGTACAGTTCTTGGAATGGGCCTATCAGGAGCCAGGCTCTCTTCGTGGATGAGAACAAATGCATAG GATGTAGGGAGTGTGTTCACCATGCTGGGGAGACATTTGCCATGGACGATGTTCTTGGAAGCGCGCACGTCGAAGTCCAGTTTGGCGACGTGGAGCAGCAGATCCAG GTGGCTGTGGAGTCTTGCCCTGTGAACTGCATCCACTGGGTTGGGAGCGAAGAGCTCCCGGTGCTGGAGTTCATGGCACGTCCACAGCCCAAGGAAGGGCACGGCGTGTTCGGCGGCGGGTGGGAGAGGCCTAAGGACGTGTTCGCGGCGGCCAGGAACTTCTCCAGGAAACTCGAGAAGCAGGAGCGGCAGGAAAGTTCCAGGGGCGCAAACG GGGGTGAAGATATGGAGGCTGAAACGGCAGCTCAGGCCGAAGCGAGACGCCACGCGGGGCAGGAGCTCCGGTGGAAGAGTTTGTTCGATGTTTGGAATGGgttgggagactggaggaaatctGGAACAGACAGGTAG